The DNA region GGCCTGTCCGCATAACTAGTTATTAACCAACCCACAGTCTAGTCATGTTATCCCGCAATGTCGCGCCAACCCGTCATGTGATCCAGCGTGTGTACTGGCTTTGAATTGGGCTATTCCGGGTCCGTGTTCACTGGTTTGTTGGGCGGCGTGCCAGGAAACTCCCGAGAGCTGTCTTGTATTCCCGCTGTGCGTCCTCTCCCAGGAAGCTCACCCAGAACACCGGAGTCAATAAGAGATGGCTAATTCGCTTCACGTCGACTTGAAAGGACGCGGCCGCGCCCCTTAGGGCAAAGTCGAACTGCAGCTCTCCAGCACGCGTTCCCCAGCTCGGGAGCAAGCCAAACGAGAGGCCAGTGAGCACCTCTTGTGGCAACGCGCTGATCTGCCGACGTTCCTCTACCCGAATGACAAGCAACGAGCCCGACTCGTCTCCCCCCTGCTGTGCAAGGCACCCCATATCGTTAAGCACGGAGTCTGTCGTTGCGCGATACGCTCCACGCAATTTAGAAAGCCTCGTGGGATTCACCTTCTCATACCCGAAGGTGTTCGTAACCCAGCCGCTTGATACAGAAAGCTCGTATCGTGTAGGGCACTCCCACTCAGCCGCCTCGCCACCACGCGCGGGTTGTGGCATCTCTCGCGTCTCATACCAACCCACGGTGCAGCCTGAAGACACGAGCCCACTAAAGAGCGTGGCAGCAAGCACGCCCATCCACCCAATTCCGAGCCGCATTTGCTAGCCGCCCAACGGATCGGCATCCAGCGGCTGGCGGCGATCTGCCGCGCAGCTCCCTCTGAACACCCCTGAGGTGGGCTTGATTCTACCACGTCCAGTAGCGTCCAGGCTTGGGCACGCCCGTAGCGACAGGCTTGTTGAGCGGCGAGCGATAAAGATAATTTGGGTCACGCATTTGAAAGGGCAACGTATACACCCTCGAACCCCCGCTTCCCCGTCGCCTCTCTCGCTCCTCCTCACCACCACTCACAGTCCACCATGAATTCAACTCGGCGCGGCCTGTATACATGTACGAAAAGGGTCTGCGGATAGCTGGTGCAAGAGGGCTGTAACTATTTGAATTGACATGGTCGTGAACCCTGGGTAAAGGTGGCCAACAACGGATCCTTTGTCATCCACCCGCAGAAAACCCTCTGTTATTCAGTAGGCTGCCAGCGCCCGGCTCTGACCTCTTGTTGACCGGTCGCGTCTCGCGCTATCCTCTGCGCGTGCGGTCCCGGAGGGAGCCATGGAGATGGCATTCACAGCCGTGTTTAAGAAGGTGCCTGAAGGCTACATCGCGTTTGTCGAGGAGCTGGCAGGCGCGAACAGCCAGGGCGCGACGCTAGAGGAAGCGCGAGAGAATCTGCGCGAGGCGGTCGAGCTGGTGGTTGAGAGCAGTCGCGAGCTGGCTCGCGAAGAAGCGGGATCAGGGGAGGTGATCCGCGAGCCGTTGAAGATCGAGGGGTGAAACGAAGAGACCTGGTACGACACCTGAAATCTCACGGCTGCGAGATCCGGCGCGAAGGCTCTAGGCATAACAGTCTACGTAAACGTGACTACTCGAAGAATCTCGACAGTGCCTCGGCACCGTGAGATCAACGAGCATCTCGCTCGCAAAATTTGCACCGATCTTGGTGTCCCGCCCGCAGCCAACTCATAATTCCCCGAAGGCTACCTACCCCTAACCCCCACCACCCCGCGGCAGATCCTGCATCACGATCGTCGGCTCGTCATCTACTACCGAATATCTAAACCGGACCCGCTCGGACTTTCGTTCAATGATTTTCGACAAGGGGCCGATCTCGATCACGACTCCGGGGTGGAGGGTTCCGCGAACCTCGATGCGGGCAACTTCGTTTAGTCGCCTCATGATCGCTGAGGCGGATTCGACTTTTTCGCGCTTGCCTTTCTTGGGACCGCGCTTTTTGCCTTTGACGGGGGCGGGCTTTGGCGCACCCGCTGCTTTGCCCAGCTTGTCGGCGACGGATTCATATTCCCAGCCCAGGGGCATTGCGACGGAGAGTACGGTTTTGACTCCGAGTTCGGAGCCCGCTTCGCCCACTACGATTTGTTCTTCGGCGGAGAGCATGCCGCCGCGGACTCGGCATTTTTCAGATTCGCCGGTGATGACCTTGGCTCGCAAGAAGCTGGTTACGATGTCTTGCTTTACGGTGATGGTTTCTTTGCATTCGATTCGGGCGCCCTGGGTGTGGTGGCAGGTGACGTCGCCTCCGGCGCGGATATAGGCCTTGCCGTCGACCATCACTCCGCCTGCTACGGTGACGGGGCCGTCGCATTCGACGCCGCCTGCGTCGATCATGCCCTTGATCACGATGCCGTCGGTTGCCTGGACCTTGGCGTCGCGGGCGACGTCTCCGGTTACGATGATGACGCCGTTCATCTTTAGATCGCCGGATTTGAGGTCGACGTCGCCGCGGTGTTCATAGGCGTCGTTTACCTGCAGGGTGCCCCCCGGCTGGTAGTTGATTACGCCGTCAATGGTGGCCACGACCGTGTTGCCGTCGCCCATTGCGGCACCATCGCCGAGCTTTGGGGGGTTGTCCTTGCCCGGGGTGACTTCGGTTTCGCCGCCTTTGACGTCATGGCCCGGGGTTCCGTTGCTGGGGGGGTGGTAGAGCCCGATGACTTCTTGGTCGGTTACTGCGATGAGCGTACTGCGGTCGCGGAAGTCGATGGTGCCATCGGGGCGGAGTTTGCCAGCCAGGGTGCTGACTGGGAAGTCGGGTTCGAAGTGGCCGTCTTTTCCCTTTTTGGCGGAGACGCCTTCGGCGATGAGCAACTCGTCTATTTGCGAGACCGGGTCTCGCAGCTTTTGTGCCAGTTCGGTGCTCGCCTTCTTGTCAACACCGTGAGTGATTTCGGCTTTCTCGATGGCGTCGGTCACGGTATCGGCGTCGCCGGGTTCTCCGGGGAAGAGCCGGACTGTCGCTTTCAGCAGATCGTTGCTGACTGTGATCAAGATGCGCTTGTTGGCGGGGACGGGTACTACGCTCAGCTTGTCGCCATCCTGGTTGAAGAGAACACCAGTGGAAGTGGCGCAGACCAGGTTCTTGGAATTGCACTTCAGGCCGATGCCCAGGCGGAGGATTGGATCGTCTACTCTTGGGCAGTCGAGAATTGCATCCTTGACGGTCCAGCCCGCTTCTCCAGGGGTCGCCCGGTCAACGTGTCCAAGCTCCTGGCCCTTGACCACACTGATGAGGTAAGACTTGTCGCCACCACCTTTGCCCGTCGTTTTAGCGGAATCGTCCGCTAGATGCGAAGCGGGAATGTCTTTTTTGGCGTTTGCATTGTTGATGTGAAGCTTGCCGGCTTTGCCTTCCGTCATGCGCTTGCCTTGCGCGATGACTTTTTTGTTCACGGTGAAGCTAGTGTCGGCGAGTTTTTGGCCGAGTTGCTCAACAGGTTCTTCGAGTACGCCTCGGCGAACACCTGCATCGCTGATTGCTTTTCGGAGGTCAGCAGTAGTGCACGATTCCCCTGCTGTGATGCTAAGGGTTGCCTCCATCCCGCCGTCTGCCACATTAATTGTAAAGCGATTTGCCATACTTCACTTATCGCAGGAACTGTGCACGGGCTTTAATTTTCGGATCAGGCTGTAGCGAAGCATCGCCATCTGAGAACCCATGGGGGTTCTCGTTTGGGTGGCGCGGGGAAAACTCGGTGTCTCTACCGACTTTGTTTCTGGAAGCAACACCCTATCTGGGCCGGAATGAGCACATGAACGAACCGTTGCACGTTAGCGCCGCGAAAGTTGGTCGCGTTGGATCAGCAAGCTCAGACGGGTGAGGCCATCGAGCAGAGAGTTGCCCAAAATGGCGCCGGATACGCAACTCAACCCATAGCGCGTGCGATTGCGCCCGAGGGCCCGGATGGTTTGGATGCACCCGGTTCCCGTGTATTCGGTGTTTTTGTAGCGCAGCACGACCGGCAGGATCTCGCCAATAGAAAAGTTATCGCTCGACACGATGGCAAAGCCCGACGCGCTTACGTTCTGGAGTCTGCAGGCTCGCCCGATCCCACTTTTGCGTCTACATCTGCCGAGATTGCCGTTACCCGGTAAAACTCTCGGCCTTCTGCCCAAATGGGATCGCCACTCGTGGTCAGGGTGACGATGTACGTGGTGTCGTCGAGTTCGACTGCAGTGATGTGGGCTGGCTGCTGAAGGAAGGAGTGCTTTCGCTTGAAGTAGAGAATGACGTCGAGATCTTCACTGACCTCGACACCTTCTTCATTCAAGAGCAACCTGGTCTCTTGCTCTGAAGCGGCTTCTACAACCGCGGGATGGAGCACGCGGTCGTTTCCCGAGTTGGGCAAACGGAGGAAGATTTCGAAACCGGTCTTGAACATTGGTGCTGGCCGTTCTTCCTTATTCTTTGGCTACTTATATAGACATAGATCTACTTGCTTTTCGCTATCGGTTTGCCGGCCATCGCGCTGCTGACTTTTCTGGCAGTGAGGGGCAATCTCCAGGGGCTAGCCTGGGTCTTCAGGGGAAATAGAC from Myxococcales bacterium includes:
- a CDS encoding DUF342 domain-containing protein; this translates as MANRFTINVADGGMEATLSITAGESCTTADLRKAISDAGVRRGVLEEPVEQLGQKLADTSFTVNKKVIAQGKRMTEGKAGKLHINNANAKKDIPASHLADDSAKTTGKGGGDKSYLISVVKGQELGHVDRATPGEAGWTVKDAILDCPRVDDPILRLGIGLKCNSKNLVCATSTGVLFNQDGDKLSVVPVPANKRILITVSNDLLKATVRLFPGEPGDADTVTDAIEKAEITHGVDKKASTELAQKLRDPVSQIDELLIAEGVSAKKGKDGHFEPDFPVSTLAGKLRPDGTIDFRDRSTLIAVTDQEVIGLYHPPSNGTPGHDVKGGETEVTPGKDNPPKLGDGAAMGDGNTVVATIDGVINYQPGGTLQVNDAYEHRGDVDLKSGDLKMNGVIIVTGDVARDAKVQATDGIVIKGMIDAGGVECDGPVTVAGGVMVDGKAYIRAGGDVTCHHTQGARIECKETITVKQDIVTSFLRAKVITGESEKCRVRGGMLSAEEQIVVGEAGSELGVKTVLSVAMPLGWEYESVADKLGKAAGAPKPAPVKGKKRGPKKGKREKVESASAIMRRLNEVARIEVRGTLHPGVVIEIGPLSKIIERKSERVRFRYSVVDDEPTIVMQDLPRGGGG
- a CDS encoding type II toxin-antitoxin system HicB family antitoxin — translated: MEMAFTAVFKKVPEGYIAFVEELAGANSQGATLEEARENLREAVELVVESSRELAREEAGSGEVIREPLKIEG